In one window of Candidatus Methylacidiphilales bacterium DNA:
- a CDS encoding glycoside hydrolase family 16 protein, translating into MKKTVRVPLNKVVCFLVGLPAMFPLALPAAPPDGSRLVWSDEFDGTVLDRAKWVFRTDSKHWSTQKPENVTVEGGVLKLHLKKESSGNMSYTGGGIISRKAFQYGYYEARLKIPPGGGWHTSFWMMAHNGSGGTGPGAAHQELDVIENDSIHKTSYGVNIHRWKGEHIYFGGRTVTTPDLSARFHVFGCLFTPTTVRYDFEGKAVQTVDVANPVRKDGTPFVFEHGPQHVWLTSIASHLGGTKQVDDAALPSVAEFDYVRVYALPDAAP; encoded by the coding sequence ATGAAAAAAACAGTCAGAGTTCCGTTGAATAAAGTGGTGTGTTTTTTAGTGGGTTTGCCCGCGATGTTTCCCCTGGCTTTGCCTGCGGCGCCGCCCGATGGAAGCCGGTTGGTCTGGTCGGATGAATTCGACGGCACCGTCTTGGACCGGGCAAAGTGGGTCTTTCGGACCGACAGCAAACATTGGAGCACCCAGAAGCCGGAGAACGTCACGGTGGAAGGGGGCGTGCTCAAGTTGCACTTGAAAAAAGAATCTTCCGGAAACATGTCCTACACCGGCGGCGGCATCATCAGTCGGAAGGCTTTCCAGTATGGTTACTACGAGGCGAGGCTGAAAATCCCGCCGGGTGGGGGTTGGCACACCTCGTTTTGGATGATGGCGCACAATGGAAGTGGAGGCACCGGTCCTGGTGCGGCCCACCAGGAATTGGACGTGATCGAAAACGATTCCATCCACAAAACCAGCTACGGGGTCAATATTCACCGATGGAAAGGGGAGCACATCTATTTTGGTGGCAGAACCGTCACGACCCCGGATCTCTCGGCCCGGTTCCACGTTTTTGGCTGTCTTTTCACTCCCACCACGGTCCGGTATGACTTCGAAGGCAAGGCCGTCCAGACCGTGGACGTGGCCAATCCGGTGCGGAAAGATGGAACGCCTTTCGTCTTCGAGCACGGACCCCAGCACGTTTGGTTGACTTCGATCGCCTCGCATCTGGGTGGCACGAAGCAGGTCGATGATGCCGCGCTGCCATCGGTGGCGGAATTCGACTACGTCCGGGTTTATGCGTTGCCCGATGCCGCACCCTGA
- a CDS encoding prepilin-type N-terminal cleavage/methylation domain-containing protein, translating to MMPPCRVEQRRSPRRAFTLIEMLVAVTIAALMVVMMANLTNQTATVSKRANNTLLALNAASAALDLLVTDLDSLAAVRGSSEFLQASPDAVDTVNSTRLYLLALSPTDVTNADQAGQARAVLYRVAKQNPLGSGSGNQVYGLYRTALSANTTFSDVIGLSDLSGYAWSASPVRDDFLVGNVAQFRVLFYAAGNSSVTNPAPINLTSSSYQSVRIAGNNVKLNGANYTTSTPATAEISLTILEESGALLFRNGSIPIDRALREFGHTLTRRVTLRQPLF from the coding sequence ATGATGCCACCGTGCCGCGTTGAACAACGTCGCAGTCCGCGGCGGGCCTTCACCCTCATCGAGATGTTGGTGGCGGTCACGATCGCCGCCCTCATGGTGGTGATGATGGCCAACCTGACCAACCAAACGGCCACGGTCTCCAAGCGGGCCAACAACACCCTCCTGGCCCTGAACGCAGCCAGTGCGGCCCTGGACCTCCTGGTCACCGATCTGGACTCCCTGGCCGCCGTGCGCGGCAGTTCGGAATTCCTCCAAGCCAGCCCTGATGCCGTGGACACAGTCAACTCGACCCGGCTTTACCTGCTCGCCCTCTCCCCGACCGATGTCACGAATGCCGACCAAGCCGGGCAGGCCCGGGCGGTTCTTTACCGGGTGGCGAAGCAGAATCCCCTGGGCAGCGGCAGTGGCAACCAGGTCTACGGCCTATACCGCACCGCCCTCAGCGCCAACACCACCTTCTCGGATGTCATTGGCCTGTCCGACCTGTCCGGCTATGCCTGGTCCGCATCGCCCGTGCGGGACGACTTCCTGGTCGGCAACGTGGCCCAATTCCGGGTGCTCTTCTACGCGGCCGGAAACAGCAGCGTCACCAACCCCGCCCCGATCAACCTCACCAGCTCCTCCTACCAATCGGTGCGCATCGCCGGAAACAATGTCAAACTCAACGGGGCCAATTACACCACCTCCACCCCCGCCACGGCCGAGATATCCCTGACCATCCTGGAGGAATCCGGCGCGCTGCTCTTCCGCAACGGCTCCATCCCCATCGACCGGGCCCTGCGCGAATTTGGCCACACGCTGACCCGCCGGGTCACGCTGCGACAGCCCTTGTTTTGA
- a CDS encoding prepilin-type N-terminal cleavage/methylation domain-containing protein, with protein sequence MKKNKHFSKRNSAFSLVELLVVMAIITVMAGVGMAVFRGGTASSGGREASTIAYSLFNAARTEAILRQSPARVIVDTVYNSGRPENYLRRISIAALRSREDTTNPAVVLDADGNTDPAIASNWSQIQKWVFLSQGVYYDADYSKPTGTMDITFAGSGAPTSGYDYYEFSANGRASDLQFVVSPGLLVGTQFKVKNEGQLRYGFVVHLLGRMSFFPDVASIPPVL encoded by the coding sequence GTGAAAAAGAATAAACATTTTAGTAAACGCAACTCCGCCTTCTCCCTAGTCGAACTGTTGGTGGTCATGGCCATCATCACGGTCATGGCCGGGGTGGGCATGGCGGTTTTCCGCGGCGGCACGGCCTCCAGTGGCGGACGCGAGGCTTCCACCATCGCCTACTCCCTCTTCAACGCCGCCCGCACCGAGGCCATCCTCCGTCAATCCCCCGCCCGCGTCATCGTCGACACCGTTTACAATTCCGGCCGGCCGGAGAACTACCTCCGCCGCATCAGCATCGCCGCCCTGCGCAGCAGGGAGGACACCACCAACCCGGCCGTGGTCCTCGATGCCGATGGCAATACCGACCCCGCCATCGCTTCCAACTGGTCGCAAATACAGAAGTGGGTCTTCCTCTCCCAGGGGGTCTACTACGACGCGGACTACAGCAAACCCACCGGCACCATGGACATCACGTTCGCCGGCTCGGGCGCGCCCACCAGCGGCTATGACTACTACGAATTCTCCGCCAACGGACGCGCGTCGGACCTCCAATTTGTCGTCTCACCCGGTCTTCTCGTCGGCACCCAGTTCAAGGTCAAAAACGAAGGACAGCTGCGCTACGGCTTTGTCGTCCACTTGTTGGGCCGGATGAGTTTCTTCCCCGACGTGGCGTCGATCCCCCCCGTGCTATGA